In Micromonospora ferruginea, the sequence TGGCTCGCCGGCTGAAGGTGCTCGACTGAACCGAGGCATTTAGGCTGCCCTGGTGACGGCCAACGAGATGCCACCCGTGGCGACCCCACGCGTCGCCGCCGGCGCCCTGTTCTTCGACGACGAAGGCAGGGTGATGCTCGTGCGCCCCAGCTACAAGAGGCATTGGGACATCCCGGGCGGCTACGTCGAGCCCGGCGAGTCACCGCGGGCGGCCTGCGTCCGGGAGGTCCGCGAGGAACTTGGCCTCACGCCCGCACTCGGACCGATGCTGGTCGTGGACTGGGCACCGGCCGAGCACGAGGGCGACAAACTGCTCTTTATTTTTGA encodes:
- a CDS encoding NUDIX domain-containing protein, producing the protein MTANEMPPVATPRVAAGALFFDDEGRVMLVRPSYKRHWDIPGGYVEPGESPRAACVREVREELGLTPALGPMLVVDWAPAEHEGDKLLFIFDGGSLGAEQERAIRFADGELTQWQYVDAESVEHYGPSRLGRRIRTAIAARSSRVSAYAEHGSAV